One Mycobacterium kubicae genomic window carries:
- the pdxT gene encoding pyridoxal 5'-phosphate synthase glutaminase subunit PdxT, with translation MSGPRVGVLALQGDTREHLAALEEAGAEPMTVRRRSELDSVDALVLPGGESTAMSHLLADFELLEPLRARLAEGLPAYGACAGMILLASEIEDAGAQGRAALPLRGIDMTVRRNAFGRQVDSFEGDIPFAGLDDPVRAVFIRAPWVERTGEGVQVLARAADHIVAVRQGSVLATAFHPEVTGDRRVHQLFVDIVNGRR, from the coding sequence GTGAGCGGACCCCGCGTCGGTGTCCTAGCGCTGCAAGGCGACACCCGAGAACACCTCGCGGCGCTGGAGGAAGCCGGCGCCGAGCCGATGACGGTGCGCCGGCGCAGTGAACTCGATTCGGTGGACGCGCTGGTGCTCCCGGGCGGGGAATCGACGGCGATGAGCCACCTGCTGGCCGACTTCGAGTTGCTCGAGCCGCTGCGCGCGCGGCTGGCTGAGGGGTTGCCGGCCTACGGCGCGTGCGCCGGCATGATCCTGCTGGCCAGCGAAATCGAGGACGCCGGCGCGCAGGGGCGCGCCGCACTGCCGCTGCGTGGCATCGATATGACGGTGCGGCGCAATGCATTCGGCCGCCAGGTGGACTCGTTCGAGGGCGACATCCCGTTCGCCGGGCTGGACGACCCGGTGCGGGCGGTGTTCATCCGCGCGCCCTGGGTGGAGCGAACCGGCGAGGGTGTCCAAGTCCTGGCCCGAGCGGCGGATCACATTGTGGCGGTGCGGCAGGGATCGGTGTTGGCGACCGCGTTTCACCCGGAGGTGACCGGCGACCGTCGCGTCCATCAGTTGTTCGTCGACATCGTCAACGGGCGGCGCTGA
- a CDS encoding YebC/PmpR family DNA-binding transcriptional regulator, translating into MSGHSKWATTKHKKAVIDARRGKMFARLIKNIEVAARVGGGDPAGNPTLYDAIQKAKKSSVPNDNIEKARKRGAGEEAGGADWQTITYEGYGPNGVAVLVECLTDNRNRAASEVRVAMTRNGGTMADPGSVAYLFSRKGVITLEKNGLTEDDVLTAVLEAGAEDVNDLGDSFEIISEPSDLVAVRSALQEAGIDYDSAEAGFQPSVTVPLDAEGAAKVMKLVDALEDSDDVQDVYTNADIPDEILAQIEA; encoded by the coding sequence ATGAGCGGCCATTCCAAGTGGGCCACCACCAAACACAAGAAGGCCGTGATCGACGCTCGCCGCGGCAAGATGTTCGCCCGGCTGATCAAGAACATCGAGGTTGCGGCCCGCGTCGGCGGCGGTGACCCCGCCGGCAACCCGACGCTGTACGACGCGATCCAGAAGGCCAAGAAAAGCTCGGTGCCCAATGACAACATCGAGAAAGCGCGCAAGCGCGGCGCCGGTGAAGAGGCCGGCGGGGCCGACTGGCAGACCATTACCTACGAGGGCTACGGCCCCAACGGCGTCGCGGTGCTGGTCGAGTGCCTGACCGACAACCGCAACCGGGCCGCCAGTGAGGTCCGGGTCGCGATGACGCGCAACGGCGGCACCATGGCCGACCCTGGCTCGGTCGCCTACCTGTTCAGCCGCAAAGGGGTCATCACCCTGGAGAAGAACGGGCTCACCGAAGACGACGTGTTGACCGCGGTGCTGGAGGCCGGTGCTGAAGACGTCAACGATCTGGGTGACAGCTTCGAGATCATCTCCGAACCGTCCGATCTGGTCGCGGTGCGCAGCGCCTTGCAGGAGGCGGGCATCGACTACGACTCCGCCGAGGCGGGTTTTCAGCCGTCGGTGACCGTCCCGCTCGACGCCGAGGGCGCGGCCAAGGTCATGAAACTCGTCGACGCGCTCGAAGACAGCGACGACGTCCAGGACGTCTACACCAACGCCGACATCCCCGACGAGATACTGGCGCAGATCGAGGCTTAG
- a CDS encoding DUF2617 family protein encodes MPLHRLAVAPADVSGARLALALNGPAPQPLATWRLDHPAGGTLLLGVLGASHVITIDHGGRSFSEQVSCTASVGGGLPERTEAPGYCLQSKTDSQDEATFRAIAQNLRRRCRDETGWLGGVFPGDDAALTALCAHPDESGWQWQTWHLYPRRPLGTGGMVVHTASRWAPRD; translated from the coding sequence GTGCCGCTGCATCGGCTCGCGGTAGCGCCGGCCGACGTGTCCGGGGCCCGGCTGGCGCTGGCGCTCAACGGGCCCGCACCTCAGCCGTTGGCCACCTGGCGACTGGACCACCCTGCCGGCGGCACGCTGTTGTTAGGCGTCCTGGGCGCATCCCATGTGATCACCATCGACCATGGCGGCCGCAGCTTCTCCGAGCAGGTGTCCTGCACCGCGAGCGTGGGCGGCGGCTTGCCGGAGCGCACCGAAGCCCCCGGCTACTGCCTGCAGTCCAAGACCGATAGCCAGGACGAGGCGACATTTCGGGCAATCGCCCAGAACCTACGCCGACGCTGCCGCGACGAGACCGGCTGGCTGGGCGGAGTCTTTCCAGGGGACGACGCCGCATTGACGGCGCTGTGCGCACACCCCGACGAATCCGGCTGGCAATGGCAGACCTGGCACCTGTATCCGCGCCGCCCGTTGGGCACCGGCGGGATGGTGGTGCACACCGCGAGCCGGTGGGCGCCCCGCGACTAA
- a CDS encoding alpha/beta fold hydrolase — MIVLKKGSPMRTVEVAAGTLEYREEGDPQGPPVVLLHGLLMNDAQWDLALPLLPSGFRYLLPVLPMGGHRIPMRPDADLTMPGMVGIVADFLDALDLRDVTLVVSDWGGALLLTDKGRDTRVGRLVICPSEAFENFPPGFPGKVAWLATRNAATVSLAMRQLRIGWLRRRWLLFGQMAKKPVPQGIVEKWLAPGLADKRVRADLVKYGHSKFRRDELIRATNALAGFSGPALVLWSDNPVMPMRHAQQLTKLMPNAQLQLIEDAYVLTMLDQPEATAARIGAFLHQVIGAPPPR; from the coding sequence ATGATCGTTCTAAAGAAGGGCTCGCCGATGCGCACCGTGGAAGTCGCCGCCGGAACACTGGAGTACCGCGAGGAGGGCGACCCGCAGGGACCACCCGTCGTGCTGTTGCACGGCTTGCTGATGAACGACGCGCAATGGGACTTGGCGCTCCCGCTGTTGCCGTCGGGGTTTCGCTACCTGCTGCCGGTGCTCCCGATGGGCGGTCACCGCATCCCGATGCGCCCTGACGCCGACCTGACCATGCCCGGAATGGTCGGCATCGTCGCCGACTTCCTCGACGCGCTCGACCTGCGGGACGTGACGCTCGTGGTGAGCGACTGGGGTGGAGCGTTGCTGCTCACCGACAAGGGCCGCGACACACGCGTTGGCCGGCTGGTGATCTGCCCGAGCGAAGCGTTCGAGAATTTCCCGCCCGGGTTTCCGGGCAAGGTTGCCTGGCTGGCCACCCGCAATGCCGCCACGGTCTCCCTGGCGATGCGGCAACTCCGGATCGGCTGGCTGCGCCGCCGATGGCTGCTTTTCGGCCAGATGGCCAAAAAGCCGGTGCCACAGGGCATTGTCGAGAAATGGTTGGCGCCCGGCCTGGCCGACAAGCGGGTGCGCGCGGACCTGGTCAAGTACGGGCACAGCAAATTCCGGCGCGACGAGCTGATCCGGGCGACCAATGCGCTGGCCGGCTTCTCCGGCCCAGCGCTGGTGTTGTGGAGCGACAACCCGGTGATGCCGATGCGGCATGCGCAGCAGCTGACCAAGCTGATGCCCAACGCGCAGCTGCAGCTCATCGAGGATGCCTACGTGTTGACCATGCTGGACCAGCCCGAGGCGACGGCCGCCCGGATCGGTGCGTTCCTGCACCAGGTGATCGGCGCGCCACCGCCACGCTGA
- a CDS encoding TetR/AcrR family transcriptional regulator — MARTTKESILTAATELMRRKGYGAVGMKDVVAASGAPIGSLYHHFRDGKVQIAGEALANAGAAYALLIPSIIDGYTDLGEGIDAAFTQAAEDMRDTGFANMCPVASVAAEVADTVEPLRDVCADVFRGWFDYGAAYFVGRGVAPEVAREVIVALVAALEGAFVLARTLRDTEPLLTAGRVLGAQYRGVALAPRVATAGVGPGR, encoded by the coding sequence ATGGCAAGGACCACCAAAGAGTCGATCCTCACCGCGGCCACCGAACTGATGCGGCGCAAGGGCTACGGCGCAGTCGGCATGAAAGACGTGGTCGCGGCGTCCGGCGCGCCAATCGGGTCGCTGTACCACCACTTCCGCGACGGCAAGGTGCAGATCGCCGGCGAAGCGCTGGCCAACGCCGGAGCGGCCTACGCACTGCTCATCCCGTCGATCATCGACGGCTACACCGACCTGGGCGAGGGCATTGACGCGGCATTCACCCAGGCCGCCGAGGACATGCGTGATACGGGCTTCGCCAACATGTGCCCGGTGGCCAGCGTGGCCGCCGAAGTAGCCGACACGGTCGAGCCGCTTCGAGACGTCTGCGCCGATGTGTTCCGCGGCTGGTTCGACTACGGCGCCGCGTATTTCGTCGGGCGCGGCGTGGCGCCCGAGGTCGCCAGAGAGGTCATCGTCGCACTGGTCGCGGCGCTGGAAGGGGCGTTCGTGCTGGCCCGCACGCTGCGGGATACCGAGCCGCTGCTGACGGCCGGACGCGTGCTGGGCGCGCAATATCGTGGCGTGGCGT